TCGGTGCTCGCCTCCACCAAGCCGACGGCGGCGACAGTGTTCGGAAAATCGGACACGGGGGGCGGAGCCGGCGGATCCGTGCGCCGCCGCTGGGGCTGGGTCCGGGCGACGGAGAATGTCGCCCAAAAGGCGGCGACAAGACCGAGGAAGGGCAGGACAAGTCTCCTCATGCGAATGCCTCCTGGGGGGATGACTGCGCTTGGTCGGGGCTCGCCGTAAGGGAGGAGCCCTGGGGGTGGCTGACCTCGAGGATCCGCCCATCGTCCATGTGGGCGATGCTGTGGGCGTAGTGGAACACCCGCGTGTCGTGGGTCACGACGATCACCGCCCGGTCCGGGTGGACCGCGTTCGCGGCCAGCAGGCCCATGACGGCTTCGCCGCTGGCATGATCCAGGGCCGCGGTGGGCTCGTCACAGACCACGAGGCGCGGCTCGTGGACGAGCGCGCGCGCGATCGCCACCCGCTGCTGCTGCCCACCGGACAGGGTCGAGGGGAGGGCGCCGGTGCGGCTGCCGAGGCCGAGCCGCGAGAGAAGGGACTTCGCCCGGTGCACGGCCTCCGGGCGTGGGATTCCCGCCGCGAGCAGGGGCACGGCTACGTTCTCGGCCGCGGTCAGGGCCGGGAGCAGGTTGTACTGCTGGAAGACGAAGCCCACGTTCTTGCGGCGGAAGAGCACGCGCTCGGTGCCCGAAAGATCGTCCATCCGCGCTCCTAGGACGGCCATGTCTCCGGCCGTGCGGTCCAGAAGGCCGGCGATGACCGAGATCAGGGTCGTCTTGCCGCAGCCACTGGGACCGACGAGAAAGCTCAGCTCCCCGAAGTTCGCGCTGAAGTCGACCCCGCGCAGAGCCTCGATCCGGGTCTCCCCCTCCCCGAAGTGCTTGCGCACGTCACGGCACGACACGGCCAGGTCGGTAGTGGTCATGGCGCTCACCCCCGGAAGACCTCGGCGGGTTCGAGAACGAGGACCCGCCGGATGCTCAGGATACTGGCCACCGTGACCACGAAGAGAATGCAGGCCCCGGTGAGACCCACGCACTGCCACATGAGGACGATGTGACGAGTTGCTATCTTGTTGAGTGTGATCTCGAAGAAGGTGGCCGCCATGCCCGTGCCGATCGCGAAGCCGAGGCCGGCCACGCTCCCCGCCTGGAGCAGGATCATGCCGATGAGCCTCGGGTTCGTGACCCCCATGGCCTTGAGGGCACCGAACTGCTTCAAGTTCTCTACCGTGAAGAGGTAGAAGGTCTGGCCCGCCACCACCGTCCCGACCACGATCGCTACCGCGATGGTGATCCCGAAGTTGACAGGGATGCCGGTGTTCTTGAGGTAGTAGTTGACGCAGTCCCACATGAACTCCTGCGTCGTGCGGGCCCGGAGGGCGGTCAGGGCCCCGATGCGGGCGGTGAGCTCCTGGGGGCTCACCCCCGGGGTGGGACGTGCGATGACGAAGGAGAGCTGGGTCCGCTCCCGTCCCAGGAAGTTGACGGCCTCGCTGTAGCGCGCGTGCATGACGGGCAGGCTCGCAAACGGCGGCGAGGCGTCGGAGATGCCCACGATCGTGACCCGGTGGTCGTTCATCTCCAGGGTACGACCGAGTTCCAGCCGCTCGCCTGGAAAGAGCAGCAGGTATCCCGCCTGGTCCACCACCACGGAGTCCGGCTCGCGGAGGTGCTCCCAGGAGCCCAGGAGCATGTTCCGCGGAGCGCCGGCGAGGGTCGCGTCGTCGAGACCGATGAGGAACGACACCGCAAACTTCCCCCTCGGCGTCTTGGCGACCGGGTTGCCCTTGAAAAGCCGGGCCGCCCAGAGGACGCCCGGGACCCCACGGACGCGGGTCAAGTCGGTGTCCTTGAGCGCTTTGGTCTGTTCCCAATACTCGGTCTGCGGATCCATCACCCACACCTCGGCGTCGGTGACGTCGAGGATTTGGCTGGCCGTCCGCCTCAGGATATTGGCAAAGATGGAGGTCTGGTTCTCCAGAAGGAAGGTGCAAAAAGCGATGGCGAAGACCAGACCGAAGTACTTGGCCCGATCCCCGGTCAGCATCCGCAAGGCCACGAAGTTCATGAGGCGCCTCCCTAGAGGCTTACGTGTGTATATACACAGTAGTTCCCCAAAAAGACTCTTACTCAGCGGCCTTCCGAGCCATCCGGGTGAGTGCGTCCGGGCCCCGCGACCAATCCATCCCCTGTAGAGTTTGGAGGGCTTGCTCTTGGGCTCGTCTCCAGTGTGGGTAGAGTCGTTTCAGCAGGGCCCGCCCGGTCGCCGTTCCCCAAATCTCGGTCCGCCGTGAGTTTGAAGACGGGGCCACGCGGACCAACCGTCGGCGAACGAGAGGGCGAACATTCCTGAGAAGCGTTGTCCGGTCCAGCCCCAGCTCCTGGGCCAGCGCCGCCAGAGGCACCGACCCCTTTGCGTTCGCTGCCCACAAGATCGGGAGCTGAGTGGCGCGCAGGCCATGCGGCCTCAGCGCACGGTCGTAGAACTGAGTCAGCGCCCGCGCCGCCCGACGGAAGGCGAAGCACACGCAGCCGTTCATCTCCCGAAAATCAACCGGGCCCGAGTTCATTCCCACAACTGTGAATATACACACTTCCGATGGAGTGTCAAAGTACACTCATTAGATGCTGACACGGAACTGGGTCTCTGCCTCGTCGCGGCCTTTCATCAGAGGGGCAGGGCCTGCGCCATGGCCTCTGCAGGCCTATTGGCTTCGAGACTAGACGGGCACGGCCTGGCCCAGGGCGGTGAAGAGGACGAGGCGCTCCTTGACCGGGCGGCCCAGGGCCTGGGTGAGACCGCGTCCGTAGAGCTGGAGCTGGGGGGCATGGGAGGCAGCCTGGTCCAGGGCCTGAGCCGGCTCAATGGCGTCGGTCTTGTAGTCCACGACCACGAGAGAACCCTCCTCCTCGAAGACCAGGTCCACGATCCCCTCCAGAAGGTCCTCCTCCTCGGGGAAGAAGAGGGGAAGCTCACGCCAGAGTCGCACCGCGCGCCGCGCCCTCTGCATCACGGGGAGGGCCAGGGCCCGTGCCGCATGCTCGCCCGCCCGTCGACCGGCCTCCCGATCCAGGCCCAGGGTGGGGGCGAGCGACTCGGCGAGGGCCCGGACGCGCAACGGGGAGGCTTCCTCGAGGGGAACCCATTCCAGGACGCGGTGGACGAGGCGGCCGAAGTCGGGCCCCCCCGGGCCGGCCGCGGCCACGGGAGGGGGAGCCTCCTGCCGGGCCCGCCGCGTGACGGAAACAGGAACGAACGGCCGTTTGCCGGCGGTATCGAGGAGCGTGCGGCGCTCCGCCTCCCAGCGCGCGGCCACCGCGTCCCCCCCCTCGGCCGCGGAAAGGGCGAAGAGCTCGGTCCGGGCACTGGCCGCCTCCCCCTGGGGCAGGGTGTCCGCGTCCACGACCCGCACATCCGCGTCCGAGGCGGGGGGGAGGCGCGAAGAAAGGTCCTTCCAGAACTCCCCTACCCGGGCGTTGGCGGGCGGTTTGGGTATGACCAGCCAATCCCGGGCGCGGGTGCAGGCCACGTAGAGCAGCCGCCGGGCCTCCGCCCGAGCCTTCGCCTCCTCCTTCCTGACGAGGGCGTCCCAGCCTGGGGGCTGGCAGCCCCAGCGGAAGCCGATGGCGATCTTGCCCTCGTCCCATAGGGGCACCGTTTCCACGGGGGCGCCCGCGTTGTCGGCGGTATCGTACAGAGCGACCAGGGGAGCCTCTAGGCCCTTGGCGCGGTGGATCGAGAGTAGGCGAACGGTCGCGGGATCGCCGGGCCGCGTGGTCGGCAGGTCGGGCTCCTCGCGCGCGTTTTGGATGCGATCCGCGAGGAGGCTGGTGAAGCCCCGGAGGGTGAGCACCCCCAACTCCGCGGCTTGGCGGGCTAGGGCGGCCACCTTCTCCAAGTTCGCGACCTGGGCCTCCCCGCGCCTCGTCCCGGTGAGGGCGGCCAATATCCGCGTGTCCTGGTAGAGGCGCTCCAGGAGGGCGGGAACGCTCGCGCGGGTCCGTCGGTGGTGAAGCTCGTCCAGGAGCCGGAGGGCGGGGCCCAGGGACTCCGCCCCCGGCTTGCTCTCGTCCACCTTGCCCAGCCAGAGCCCGCCCCCCGCCAGCGCGTAGGCCACGATGTTGCGGTCGCTCACCCCGAGGAACGAGGAGCGCAGGGCGGCCACCAGCGACACCCGGTCCGATGGGTCGTCGATGGCGCGGAGCACGGCCAGGGCCTCGTGCACCTCCTGGCGGTCGAAGAAGGACTTCCCACCCTCCACGGTGAACCGCAGCCCCGCCGCTTCGAGGGCCTCTTCCAGGTGCCTCACCTGGGTGAGGCGACGAGCGAGGACCATGACGTCCCCGGCCCGGCTCCCCCGCGGTTCCCCCCCCGCCGCGTCCCGCACCGGATAGCCGCCGTGGGCGGCCTGGGCAATGAGGGCGGCCAGGGCCCCCGCTTCCGCGCGCAGGAGGTCCTCGCCGGAAGCGAAGGGGGCGTCGAAGCGGAGGGCCACCACCGCCGGCTCGTCGGGCAGGCCGGGGGGGGGATCAATAGGCTCGTAAGCCGGCTGATCCGTTTCCACCGAGGGCTGGATCAGATCGGCGAAGACGCGGTTGACGAAGCGCAGGATAGCCGGGCGGGCGCGGAAGCTCTGGGTGAGGTGGAGCACCGCCCGATCCTTCCCTGCGCCGGCTTCCTCCGAGAGCCGCCGGAAGAGCGAGACCTCGGCCCGACGGAAGCGGTAGATCGATTGCTTGGCGTCGCCCACCACCACCAGCCCGCCCGGCGCCGACCCCGCCAGGAGCTGGGCGATCTCGACCTGCAGGCGGTCGGTGTCCTGGAACTCGTCGATCAGGAGGAAGCGGAAGCGGGCGCGGAAATAGCGGCGGACGCTCTCGCGGTCGCGGAGGGCGGCCCGGGCCAGGAGGAGGAGGTCGAGGAAATCGACGAGCCCACCCTCTCTCTTCTTCTTGTCGTAGAGGACGAGCACGCCGCGGAGTGCCCTCACCAGCCTTCCGTGGAGGCCCGCCCCCCGGGCCGCGTTCCAGGCCGCGGGTCCGGTCCGGGTCCACTCTGCGATCTTCCGCGCCTCTTGGAGGGCCTCCGCCGAGGGCCAGCGCGGCTTGTGGCCGAAGTGCTTAGGGATCTCCCGGAGCGTCGCCAGGTGGGCGAGCAGAACCGTGCCCTCGCAGAATCGAGATTGCTCGGCGAAGGCTACCAGCTCTTGGAGGCGCGCGGCCAGCAGGTCCCCGGGGGCCACCAGAGCGGTGAGCTCCCTCGCCCGCGCCGCTTTCAAAAGGAGCTCCTGCCTCCAGGCTCCCGGATCAACGTCCGCCTCCGCGGCCACGGGCTCCAGGTCCCGCTGGTCGAGGAGGGTGCGCGCCAGGCCCCGCAAGGAGGTCCGCTCGTCGTAGGGGCCGATGCCCTCGAGGGGGATGCCGCGGTCCAGAGCGTCAACCAGCGTCGAGTCGCCGGCCACCAGACGCTCGGCCAGCCAGGCTTCCCAGGCGTCGGCGAAGAGAAGGTCCGTCTCCGCCTCGTCAGCCACGCGGAAGCCAGGAAGGACGCCGCAGTCCAGCGGACGCTCCTGCAGGAGGGCGGCACAGAGGGCGTGGATGGTGGAGATAGGGGCGCGCTCCAGCACGTCCAGCGCCTCCGCCGCCCGGGCGCGCTCGGGGGCGGGGAGGTCGCCCGCGCGCGCTCTCTCCAGACGCTCGCGCAGCCGCAGCTTCATGGTGGTGGCCGCGTTCTCGGTGAAGGTGACGGCCGCGATCTCGGTCAGGCGGGCCGTGCCCGAACACACCAGGGCCTCGATCCGGTCAACGAGGAGGGTGGTCTTGCCCGTGCCCGCCCCCGCTTCCACCACCAGGCTGGTGGTGAAGTCACTGCGGGCGCGCACGCGGGCTTCGTGGTCGACGGGCCGGAAGCTCATCCCATGTCCCTCAGGCGGAGGATGCGAATGAGCTGGGGGTCGCTCCCTTTGATCTGGCGCCGCCGCTCCAAGAGCGGCCGCGGCCCGCAGACGGCGGTGAAGTCGCACCAGGGGCAGGCGCTCGGCTCCTGGACGAAGAGGCCCTGGCCGATGGCCTCCACCAGGCCCCCCAGCAGGGCGCGAAAGCCTTCGCTGCGCACCACATCCGGGTCCACCGCCACCTGCCGGCCGCCGTCGACGTAGTCGAGGAAAGCCTCGACCACGGGGGCGTCGGGAAACAGTTGGGCGGCGGCGAGGATGTAGAAGGGAACCTGGAGCTGCTTGCCACCCCTGAAGATCCCCAGTTCATCCTTGGGTGCCTTGCCCGTCTTGTAGTCCCGCAGGACCAGGGTGCCGTCCGGGCGGCGGTCGATGCGGTCGATCTTTCCGGACATGCGCAACATCCGCCCGTCCCCGAGGTCGAAGGTGAGGGGAGCGGGGGCGTGAGGCTCACCCCCGCTCGGGCTCTGGCCCATCCCGAAGCTGACCTCGAAGTGGGCGGGCATCGCCCGCTCGTTCCCCGCCGCCTCCCGGGCCAGCCAGCCGAGGAGGGTCTGCCGGAAACGCGTCTTCTCCCTCTCCCAAAGGAGGGTGAAGCGGGGTGGACTCCCCGCCACGTGGGCAGCCAGCGCCTCTTCCGCCATCTCGATGAGGCGGGTCCGCGTCGCCTCAACGTCTTGTAGCGGAAGCTCTCCCCTATCCCGGCACTCGCGCAGGAACCGCTCCGCCACCCGGTGGAAGAGGTCGCCGCGCTCCAGCGGCTCCAGCCGTTTGCGCTCCTCGGGCTCGAGGGCCGGCTCCAGCCGGAGCACGTACTGGAGCAGGTACATGAAGCCGCAGCGGGAAAAGGTGGCGAGGCGGCTAGCGGAGATGGGGCCGGACGCGCTCAAGGGGTCGAGCTTACGGCGCGCCTCTTCGGGAAGGTCGGCGAGGAGGCCGTCGTAGATAGTGAGCCGATTGCTCCAGCGCCCGCGCACCGCCCAGCGCGACTGGCGGAAGAAGATCGAGCCCGTGGCGATGGCCTCGGCCGCGGGCTGGCCGCCCTCCCGGACGCGGAGGCGGTCGCGCTCCCCGGGGTCCAGAGCGGCGTCGAGCGAATCGGGCACGTCCTCTCGGACCAGGCCTTCCAGCTCGCTGCCCGAAAGGGCCCTCCCCGCGCGGGCGGAAGCCGCAGCCACGAAGAAGAGGGAGGGGAGGCGCTCGCGGCCGCTGCGGGGGTCGGCCCGCGGGTAGGTGAGGATGAGCCGCTCTCGGGCCTGGCCCACCGCGCGCTGGAAGAGCCGCCGGGCCTCCAGGAGGCGGTCCTGGGTGGTGACCAGGGCGCCCCCCGACCGCGCCGGGCCCGGCTCCGCGAAGAGGGATAGCTGGGCCTTGCCCGCCGTTTTTTTGCGGGCGGGAGGGGCCGCGGAGGGAGGGGGCGCGGCCTCGGCGAGCGCCTCCCTCTCGGGGTCGAGCAGGAACGGGTCCGGCCGGAGGACGCCCGGATAGCCCCCCTCCCCGAGCCCGGGGATGGCCACCACCCGGAAGGGGAGACCGGCCAGCGCGTCGAGGGCGCCCACGTGCACGGCCCCGCTTCCGGGCGGGTCGAGGGGGAGCCGCTTGCGCTCGAAGCGCGTCTCCACCACCGCCTCCACCTCGCTCCAGGCCAC
The window above is part of the Vicinamibacteria bacterium genome. Proteins encoded here:
- a CDS encoding ABC transporter ATP-binding protein; amino-acid sequence: MTTTDLAVSCRDVRKHFGEGETRIEALRGVDFSANFGELSFLVGPSGCGKTTLISVIAGLLDRTAGDMAVLGARMDDLSGTERVLFRRKNVGFVFQQYNLLPALTAAENVAVPLLAAGIPRPEAVHRAKSLLSRLGLGSRTGALPSTLSGGQQQRVAIARALVHEPRLVVCDEPTAALDHASGEAVMGLLAANAVHPDRAVIVVTHDTRVFHYAHSIAHMDDGRILEVSHPQGSSLTASPDQAQSSPQEAFA
- a CDS encoding ABC transporter permease; its protein translation is MNFVALRMLTGDRAKYFGLVFAIAFCTFLLENQTSIFANILRRTASQILDVTDAEVWVMDPQTEYWEQTKALKDTDLTRVRGVPGVLWAARLFKGNPVAKTPRGKFAVSFLIGLDDATLAGAPRNMLLGSWEHLREPDSVVVDQAGYLLLFPGERLELGRTLEMNDHRVTIVGISDASPPFASLPVMHARYSEAVNFLGRERTQLSFVIARPTPGVSPQELTARIGALTALRARTTQEFMWDCVNYYLKNTGIPVNFGITIAVAIVVGTVVAGQTFYLFTVENLKQFGALKAMGVTNPRLIGMILLQAGSVAGLGFAIGTGMAATFFEITLNKIATRHIVLMWQCVGLTGACILFVVTVASILSIRRVLVLEPAEVFRG
- a CDS encoding UvrD-helicase domain-containing protein, translating into MSFRPVDHEARVRARSDFTTSLVVEAGAGTGKTTLLVDRIEALVCSGTARLTEIAAVTFTENAATTMKLRLRERLERARAGDLPAPERARAAEALDVLERAPISTIHALCAALLQERPLDCGVLPGFRVADEAETDLLFADAWEAWLAERLVAGDSTLVDALDRGIPLEGIGPYDERTSLRGLARTLLDQRDLEPVAAEADVDPGAWRQELLLKAARARELTALVAPGDLLAARLQELVAFAEQSRFCEGTVLLAHLATLREIPKHFGHKPRWPSAEALQEARKIAEWTRTGPAAWNAARGAGLHGRLVRALRGVLVLYDKKKREGGLVDFLDLLLLARAALRDRESVRRYFRARFRFLLIDEFQDTDRLQVEIAQLLAGSAPGGLVVVGDAKQSIYRFRRAEVSLFRRLSEEAGAGKDRAVLHLTQSFRARPAILRFVNRVFADLIQPSVETDQPAYEPIDPPPGLPDEPAVVALRFDAPFASGEDLLRAEAGALAALIAQAAHGGYPVRDAAGGEPRGSRAGDVMVLARRLTQVRHLEEALEAAGLRFTVEGGKSFFDRQEVHEALAVLRAIDDPSDRVSLVAALRSSFLGVSDRNIVAYALAGGGLWLGKVDESKPGAESLGPALRLLDELHHRRTRASVPALLERLYQDTRILAALTGTRRGEAQVANLEKVAALARQAAELGVLTLRGFTSLLADRIQNAREEPDLPTTRPGDPATVRLLSIHRAKGLEAPLVALYDTADNAGAPVETVPLWDEGKIAIGFRWGCQPPGWDALVRKEEAKARAEARRLLYVACTRARDWLVIPKPPANARVGEFWKDLSSRLPPASDADVRVVDADTLPQGEAASARTELFALSAAEGGDAVAARWEAERRTLLDTAGKRPFVPVSVTRRARQEAPPPVAAAGPGGPDFGRLVHRVLEWVPLEEASPLRVRALAESLAPTLGLDREAGRRAGEHAARALALPVMQRARRAVRLWRELPLFFPEEEDLLEGIVDLVFEEEGSLVVVDYKTDAIEPAQALDQAASHAPQLQLYGRGLTQALGRPVKERLVLFTALGQAVPV
- a CDS encoding PD-(D/E)XK nuclease family protein, which codes for MRDLTRPFVLVAPSVAAASELPRRLASAGRALVLYRFPEPGPDHYRSGLLDLARALAEPVLLGRGLRAWDYGHDTRLAAKLLAGDAEGGFPLPPDVPRGPVAAALARTLAELRLARVPPERLEALAGRADVGADDAPRLRTLARLFRAFSVEREGKVADPASVLAAAHEALGRADWLKGAEILIVDDLELDEGEKEFLSALARAFPVRLLRREMPPSLLASSFRAWAGKEGIVESAWEDTPLALLAPPPLPAGLARVRGGLFEPPSGTPADDDSVELVTGPGEAAEARAIARRLLREAARGVPFEEMAVLLPRPDPYAPLFTDLLGRLGIPHQLHPSLPLRFGRCARSLLLLFRSRGLARQAVMELLTFAPIPFEIMLGEAVRAWPSRWDQVSRDAQIVSGLERWIIGLRSFAELEREGAGLDANPDRAERRLRTAADAEALLRMVELLALELDALSGEATWREWSERLKGVCERWVAPRGDPDREREAVLRVLTELSGLSTIDARVAWSEVEAVVETRFERKRLPLDPPGSGAVHVGALDALAGLPFRVVAIPGLGEGGYPGVLRPDPFLLDPEREALAEAAPPPSAAPPARKKTAGKAQLSLFAEPGPARSGGALVTTQDRLLEARRLFQRAVGQARERLILTYPRADPRSGRERLPSLFFVAAASARAGRALSGSELEGLVREDVPDSLDAALDPGERDRLRVREGGQPAAEAIATGSIFFRQSRWAVRGRWSNRLTIYDGLLADLPEEARRKLDPLSASGPISASRLATFSRCGFMYLLQYVLRLEPALEPEERKRLEPLERGDLFHRVAERFLRECRDRGELPLQDVEATRTRLIEMAEEALAAHVAGSPPRFTLLWEREKTRFRQTLLGWLAREAAGNERAMPAHFEVSFGMGQSPSGGEPHAPAPLTFDLGDGRMLRMSGKIDRIDRRPDGTLVLRDYKTGKAPKDELGIFRGGKQLQVPFYILAAAQLFPDAPVVEAFLDYVDGGRQVAVDPDVVRSEGFRALLGGLVEAIGQGLFVQEPSACPWCDFTAVCGPRPLLERRRQIKGSDPQLIRILRLRDMG